The stretch of DNA ATCGTTCTACTGATTACGTTGCAAAAATATAAGATAGGTTCCTTAAAAGGGCATTTTAAAAATGCGCTTAAAATGACCGATTGATAAGATATTGATAGTCAGTATGTTTTGATTGTATAAAAAAAATCTATTATAAGGCTAAATTTATAAATAATTAAATTATTACGTTGATAATCAGTATCTTATATATTTTGTAACGCCACAGAGATAAAGAACTCATTTCATAAAGTATGATTTATAATGTATCACATTGAGAAATCTTCTTCGCTATTATGGTCTTCTCTTTTGGTTCGTTCTTTTTTACTATTTCCAAAGCGATAGGTAAAGTTTAGGGTCCATTGACGTTCTCTCCATTGAAAATCAGAATCAGAGGAATAAGTACTGGTCAATACTTCTCGACCTCGTTTTCGGGTATTGAATAAATCGCTAACATTAAAAGTTAAAGAAGCCTTTTTTTGTAATAATTCTTTGGTTAGAGCCAAATTCATAAAAAACATAGGATCCATATCCGTATCAGCTCCTTTCATAGCTCCTCTATAATTTCCTCTTACTTGAAATCCAATATCATAAGGGAGTTTGGTTGTGGCACCAAATCTAGCAAACATACCATCTGCATCAGTAGATTGATCACGAACATCTCCATCTGATTCGATGACTTCTCCTTTTCGATCTGCTCTGAAGTAATTAAAATCACCAGTAAGGCTTAACCATTTAGATAATTTATATTGAGCTCCTAATTCTATACCGTATCGTTTTTCAGAATCTAGATTTACAGGATAATTTTCTATAATAATATTCCCTTCATCATCTGTGGTACTTTCTGAGAAAAATTGAAAAGGATTGGTAGAACTATTATAATAAATTGAGGAAGATAAGGTTAGTTTTGAAGGGTTATAAATATAACTCAATTCAAAAGCATTAGTATACATAGGATTTATGTTTGGGTTTCCTCTAAATATGTTTGTGTCATCTGAAAAACTTCTAAAAGGGTTTAACATTCGAGTTCTTGGACGTCGAATACGTCTACTATAACCAGCTTGAATTGAGTTTTGGTCATTAATCGTATAACTTAAATGTAATGTTGGGAAAAAATCAGTGTATTTTTTTTCAAATGTGTTATAGAATGTCCCTTCAATTTCTACATTATCCATGTTAATACGAGTGTCTTCCAGTCGTAGTCCTGCCAAATAGGAAAAATTTCCTATGCTATTCCCGTATTGTACATAAGCTGCATTAACCATTTGGGTATAAATAAAATCATTAGTGAAAGCTTCGTCTACTTCATATTGTTGAGTTTGATCATTGTAATTGAATAAAGCATAATCGTTACCTAAGTCAAGAAAATTGAATTTAAGACCTGCTTCAAACTGACCTTCTTCTCCTATAGGAAGGATGTAATCGGTTTGTAATAAATAATCTTTAGTACTTTCTAGAATCGATGTTTTTTGAAAACTTAATATATCATTTTCGTTTTGATTAATGTTGGCAGTTTCATCATCTTCGCGATAATTGAATTTCCCATCAACGGTTAGTTTATGACCTTCTTTATTAAAGTTTCGAATATATCCCAATCCTAGTTCAAATCGTGAATCTGTTTCATCTTCTAATTCATCACGGGTACGGATTGTTGCATTGGCAATATCATTTATATAATATTCATTGTAACGTAAGTTGGCTTCATTATCTCCTTTACTATATCCAAACTTTGTGTTAAATGATAAGGTGTTTTGATCGTTCAGATAATAATCGATTCCTGTATTGATGAAAGTACTTTTTGTTTTACGTTCGTGCTCACGATTCATGTCTGAAATAAAGTCAGGTTCTCCATCTTGTCCAAAATAACGATTATAATTAGAACCATTTCCTGGAGATTCTCTATAATCAGCTCCAATATTAGTATAGAGGTTGTATTTCTTTGTACGATAATTAAGATTGGTTGAAACTCCCGTTAAGAAAGGATATCCTATTTTAGCAGAAGCAGAACCATTCAAACCTGATTTTTTACCTTTTTTCATTACAATATTGATGATTCCGGTTGTACCATCTGCATCATATCGAGCAGAGGGAACGGTTACAACTTCTATTCGTTCAATGGAGTTTGCAGGAAGATTTCTTAGTAAATCGGTATTTCCAGCTGTAATTAAACTTGAGGGTTTCCCATCAACTAAAATGGTTACATTATCATCTCCACGTAATGAAATGTTTCCTTCAACATCGACACTTACAGAAGGAGCATTATCCATTGCATCTAGAGTAGTGGCTCCTATTAAGGTTTTATCGGCACTTACATTGTATATTTTTTTATCCAGTTTATAATCTAATACTTTTTTCTCTGCTACTACAGAAACAGCTCCAATTTCGTTGGAATCACTTTCTAAAATAAGTGTTCCCATGTTTTTATCAGAACTAATGATTAAAGATTCAATTGTTTTAGAATTACTTCCGAAAAAATCAATTTCAAGGCGATAAGTTCCTTTAGGAATACTAAGTTCAAATTTCCCTTTTTCATTGGTGTAGGCTTCTTTTAAAAAGGTATCGTTTTGATATAAAGCAACGGAAGCATAATCTAGAGGTATATTGTCTTGATCGGTTACGATACCAGTTAATTGAAATTGTTGACTGTATAAAAGATTACCTAAAATTAAAAATAATATTATATTGAATGTATTTCTCATGTAAAAAGACTATAATAATTTGAATCAAACATAAAAGAATGTAACGAAGTTATTTTATCTATTTCGATAGTTATTACGATTTCCTTTAAATCCTCTTTTTTGTTGACGCTCTTTTTCCATCTCATCTCTGACTTCTAGAAATTGTTTGTACTGTTCTGTAGATAAAATTTCTTGAAATTTTGGAAGGTAAGATTGATCTAATTGTTGCATTTTTTCTTTTTTTAGATCTCGATCTTCATTAGAACTCATGATTTCTTTGCGGTCATTATTTAAATTAGTTAGATGTACTTCTAATAAAGATTTTTGTAAATCGTCTAATTCAATTTTTTCATTAATTTTTTCTAATTGTTTCGTAGTCATTTCTTCTACTGAAAGTGGTTTGAAACCTCTTTGAGAATAGGCTAATAAACTAAATCCAATAAGTGTAAGGGCAAGAATGTTTTTAATACTTTTCATAAGTTCTATTTTTCGACTTATGAGTAAGACCTTAAAAACATAAAAAGGTTTAATTTAATATGAAAATTAATTTAAATTTTGATATTTTTTGATAGCTTCTTGAATTTGATGGATACGATTTTCAGGAGAGGGGTGTGTACTCTGAAATTCTGGAACACGTTGACCGCCACTCGCTTGATCCAGTATTTCCATAACTCCAATTAAGGCATTAGGATTATAATCGGATTGAATCATAAATTTAACACCTAAATCATCTGATTCTAATTCATCACTACGGCCGTATTTCATATTAATTAAGTTTCCTACCATTTGAGCCATTTGAGCAGATCCCATATCACCACCTGCAACTGATGCTGCACCTACAAGTCCTTGGGTTAAGTTTTGTTTTTCGATATGTTCTGCAGAATGTCTTCCTACTACATGACCTATTTCATGACCTAAAACACCTGCAATTTGATCTTCATTTTGTAAACGTTTTAATAATCCAGCAGTAATAAAAATTTGTCCACCAGGAAGAGCAAAAGCGTTTACTGTATTTTCATCATATAATACGTGAAAGTCAAATTGATAAGGAGAGTTTCTTGCATCACTATTTTTAACAATGTGATGTCCTATTTGGTCGATAATTTCTTGTGCATTATCATCTGGATGTAAACCACCATATTGTTGGGCCATTTGAGGAGCACTTTGTTGTCCTAATGTAATCTCATCTTGAGGAGACATACTAATACGTTGATTTTCTCCTGTTATTTCGTTATACTGACTATTGGAATAGTATCTGAAAAGTGCAAATGCAGCAATAACAAGTCCTATAATTAGACGTGTCTTAAAACCTCCTGATCCCCTTCTGTAATTCATCTTATGTAAAAGTTTTACAAAGCAAAGTTAGTTAAATTTTGTGAGTTGTATAATGAAAAAAAGCTTCAAAATAATTTTGAAGCTTTTTTCTATGTTTAGGAAAATTTTAATAAGCAATTAAATTAAAGTCATTACCTGTTAACAAGTTTGTAGAAACACTACAACCACTATCTCTTCTTGCTTCTAAATAGTATTTTTGAACAAATCCTGCTGGATTTTCATCGTAATAAGTGAATGACAAAGGGTGTTCTAATGTTGAATTTGCAAGAGTAACAGCATTATCCATTTCATATTCTCTTAAAACAGTAGAAACCGTGTTATTACTTGAATCAGTACGCTCTCTTCTTAAACGAATAAATATTTTAGCACAAGAGCTAGATCCGTTTCGAATTTCACGTGTAGTGGTAAAGGATATTAAAGTTGTACGATCCAATACATCACTTTTTGCTACAGTAATAGGAGTTACAACATTGGTATAACTGGTAACACTGTTTACATTAAAACTACCTGCAGTAGATTCTTGAGCAGAAGGTGTACTAATTTGATCTTCTGTTAAGATACATTGACTAACAGAATTATCTCCTTTTGTAAATTTAATACACTTCTCACTATTATCATAAAACATCATTCCAGGTTTATTATTTGCTGTATCATTAGCAAATGCAGTTAAATCGGTTACGATAGGAAGTATAAATCCTTTGTTATCCGTACCGTTACCCATTTTTAAAACAGCACTTTCGTTTATAACGTTGGTCCCTAGGGATACTTGTGCAGTTAAACTAGAGCTTAAAGCTAAAGTTAGGATAGAATATATAATAGATTTCATAAAATACAAATTTAAATTTCTTTAATAGTAATAGTTACAGTTGGTCCAAAAAATTGGTTAGCTGAAGTGGTAGAACATGATGTGTCAGGATTTCTATAACGTAAATCCAGAGTATGATTCCCTTGATCTAACTCTTTGATGTAATACATTTCTACAGGGAAAATACGACCACTTGAAGATACTGGATAAGTATGCGTAATACTTTGTGACAGTACACCATCAACATATAGCATTAATTCTTGACTTCCGCATTGGAAAACACTAGGTCCACTATTATGAACTATTTGATGTGAACTTCTTATCTTAAATACAACTGCCGCTTTTACCACATCTACTTCAAATGTATTACTACCAGTAGCAACAGTAAAACTTCGTGCTGTACTAGAGTTGTTTATATCATTTGGAGGATCATTATAGGTTACATTAACTAATCGTTCTGTTTTAACATCTTCTAAACAACTTGATAATTCTGTACCATCATGAAATGCAAAACATTGTTGATCTTCTCTATAAATTAAAACTCCAGCTGTTGCATTGGATCCTAATGAAGTACCATTTGCAACGTGTGGTAAACGAACGGCTTGTTTCCCATTTCCCCTTACTTCTAAAACGGCGTTCCCTGCTATATCTGAAGAAGATGATTCTGTAATAGCATCTTCTGTGTCAATTAATACTTGTCCAAAAGCTAGGGGAGATATAAGTAATAAAAATATATATTTCTTCATAATTTCTAATCTTTTTCTAATCCTTAATAATAATTGATGATTAATTCATTGTTTATTAATTTTCCAGCAGTTTTACAACGAGTACTTGTTGCATCATGATAGGCTTTTACTTTAAGAGCTTCCCCAGCTGTAGAAATAAAATTCACGTTTGCTGAAACAGGTAAAGTTTGTTGTAAAGTAGAACCTTGGAAGTTAAATAGTGTACTTTCTGAAGCTAATACTGCGTTAGTGTTAGCATCGATGATTTTCACAATGATTTGTCCTCGAAAACATGTTTGAGTAAATTCAACATCCGTTTTAAACTCTGCTGAAATATAGGAAGCATTTACAGTTGGATAAATCGTTTTTTCCATACCTGGAACTGCAACTTCAGTATTAGTAGCAGTACTTCTTTGCCAGTCAGATCCAGTTGTAATATCGGTTTGAATCTGTAAAGCATCACCCGTTAAGAAAATACTCGTCCATTTTGAACGTAAATAGTTTCGTTTTTGATAACCTGTTAATCCTTGCTCATTTTCTGAATAAGCAATCATCCCTTCTGTAGGGTTTGCTACATCACTTTGTAAAGCAATATAAGGCAAAACAAAGGCTCCTTTACTCCCGTTAGATTGTAAATGTAGGATAGATCCTGCATTTGGTGTTGTAGTACCAATTCCCACTTGTGATAGTACTATACTGCAAATCGCAAAAGCTGCGAAACAGAATAAATTTTTTCTCATGTTTTATTTAATTTTTCCTAATCCGTTACAAAGATAAAACATCGGAGTTAAAAAAATCTGTCTTTCAATGAAAATCCTAAAAAAATGTTAAAATTAATCGAAGAACCCTTAAAAAAATATGTTTTTAGATGAATGAACAAATTCTTTAGATGAATGAATTTTAGGAAAAGATGCTCTGAACATGGCTTGAATACTCAAAAATTAATTTGTATCAATAAATAAACATGGTGGAAAATGTTAAAGTCAATAGATTTTGTTTATAACATTTGATAAAATTATAATATGTATAATTTATGATGCTTACTCCTTTAAGTATAAAAGGATAATTGTATAATATCTTGAAATAGTTATCGTTATAAAATGGTTGTTAATAGGCAATTGCTTTAAAAGAGTTGTTTTTTAATTGATTGGTTGAGGGTGAACAAGAGGCATCTTTTTTTACTTGAACAGAATAACGTTGGTTAGAACCTCTTGGTGTTTCGTCATAATAAGTAAAGGATAAAGGATGTTGTAATAATTCATTGGATAATGTAACGGCATTATCTAATGTATATTCTCTTAAAACCTTGTTTCTACCGGAGTCATTTAAATCTTCTCTAAGTAATTGAACTTCTATTTTGGCACATACAGAAGAAGCATGTGAGATATCTCGTCGGGTAGTGAAAGAAATAAGTGTTGTTCGGTCTAAAAAATTATCTTGTCCTATAGTAATAGAAGAAAGAATATTGGTATAACTAGTTGAAGTTACATTAAAACTAGCTAAGGTTTGTTCTTGTGCGCTAGGAGTACTTACCTCATCTTCAGTAAGAATACATGGACTAATCGATTTATCACCTCTTAAAAATTTTAAACATTTTTCAGAAACATTATTATCGAAAAAGATCATTCCTTGTTTGTTATTTGCTGTGTCGGCACCAAAAGTAGCGAGATCTGTTACAATCGGTACAACTAGTGCTTTGTTATCAGTTCCATGTCCTAATTTTAAAACGGTACTTTCATTAATTACAGTTGTTCCCATAGAGACTTGTGCAAGCAGGGGAGTACTTGAGATAGATAATATGATGAGATATTTGAATAATAATTTCATAATGTTCTGGGTTTTAAATTTCTTTAATGGTTATGGCTAAGGTTGGGGCTAAATATCGATTTGCAGAAGTAGGAGCACAAGAAGGATTAGGATTTCTATAGCGTAAATCTACTGTATGATTCCCTTGAGACAATTCTTTAATGAAATAAAGTTCAACAGGGAAAATACGACCACTTGAATCGACAGGGTATTGATGAACAACCGTTTCAGATAAAACATTATCAACATAAAGTGCTAGTTCTTGACTTCCACACATAAAATTCCCTGGCCCATTGTTATGTACGATATTGTGTGAACTTCTTACTTTAAATACAACAGCTGCATTCACAACATCTATTTCAAAAGTGTTACTACCTGTTAATAAAGGAAAACTTTGATAGGTGCTACTATTGTTTACAGCAGTAGGTGGGTTATCATAAGTGTTGGTAATCAAGCGTTCTGTTTTGATATCTTCGATACATGAGGATAAACTGGTTCCATCATGAAAAGCAAAACAACCTTGATCTTCTCTATAAAGAAGCATTGCAGTTTCATAATTTCCAGCACTAATAGAACTTTCTTGGGCAATATGAGGGAGTCTGAGTGTTTGTGTTCCGTCCCCTCTAATTTCAATAACAGCATTACCTGCTATATCTGAAATGTCTTCAGCATTTTCAGTATTAATTAATACTTGCCCAAAGGCAAAAGGAGATATCGATATTAAAAGTAAAAGTTTTTTCATTTTTAATAATAATTAATAATTAATTCATTATTGGTTAGTCTTCCAGCTAATTTACAGGCTGTTGAAGTGGCGTTATGGTATGCTTTTATTCTAATTGTTTCACCTGCAGTAGAAATATAGTTTACATTGACATTGACAGGTAAAGTTTGTTGTAAACTTGAGCCTTGAAAATTAAATGTATTACTCTCTGATGCTAATTCATTATTACTACCATCAAATACTTTGATAACAAGTCGTCCTCTAAAACAATTTTGTGTGAATTCAACATCGGTTTTAAATTCTGCAGAAATGTATGATGAGTTAACGGTAGGGAAAATGGTTTTTTCCATTCCTGGTATGGCAATATCTGTATTAGTGGTAAGGTTTCTTTGCCAGTCTGCACCGGTAGTAATATCGGTTTGAATTTGTAAAGCATCACCTGTTAAAAAAATACTACTCCATTTAGGACGTAAATAATTACGACTTTGATAACCTGTTAATCCTTGTTCATTTTCAGAGTAAGCGATCATCCCTTCTGTAGGATTTGTTACACTGCTTTGTAGTTGTATGTAAGGGAGTACAATAGCTCCTTTACCTCCAGTACTTTTCAAGTCTAATATAGAACTTGAATTAGGAGTGGTAGTTCCAATACCAACTTGTGATAGAGCACAATGACTTATTAGAACTAAAATGAGGGTATAAAATATCCTTTCTCTCATATCAGTGTTTATTAAATTTGAGATAAAGATATGGAGATCAGAAGGTTCGTATATTAAAATATAGACAGAATACCGTGTTTAAAAGTTGAAAGTATCTATTTTTTAAGATTAATTAAAAAAAGATATTCAATTTTATAAACATATTTTACTAAATAAAAGAAGCCGTTTCATTAGCTATTTGAAGTTCTTCATTGGTTGGGATTATAAGTATCTGTATTCCAGTATTTTTAACATGTATTTCTTCAATTTTACTAGCATGATTTCGTTCTTTATTCAGATTCTCGTCTAATTGAATTCCTAAAGAATCTAAATTTTTACAGATCAAACTTCTCATTAAGGCATCATTTTCACCGATACCTCCTGTAAATATTAAAGTATCGACACCGTTTAGAGCAGCAATATAACTACCTATGTATTTTTTTATACGGTAAGCATACATTTCATTACCCAAAATAGCTTTAGCTTCTTTTTGATAATATTTTTCCTCAATATCTCGAGCATCACTACTTTCTGTAATACCTAACATTCCACTCTCTTTATTTAAAATGTTCTTTACTTCAGCTAAAGTAAGTCCTAACTCTTCAACCATATAGAAAATAATAGAAGGATCTAAATCTCCAGAACGTGTTCCCATAATAAGGCCCGCTAAAGGACCTAATCCCATAGAAGTGTCTTTTACCTGATTGGAATCTATAGCAGCCATGCTGGCACCATTTCCTAAATGTAAAGTGATCGCTTTCAAATTAGAGTTTTGTAGATAGTCTACAGCTTGGTTGTAAACAAATTGGTGGCTTGTTCCATGAAAGCCATAGCGACGAATTCCATTTTTTTCATAAAAAGGATTGGGTATTGCATATCGGTAGGCTTTTTCGGGCATACTTTGATGGTAAGAAGTATCGAAAACAGCAACTTGTTTAGCATTTGGAAATACTTTTTCAGCCACTTCAATTCCTGTTAAATTAGCAGGGTTATGCAAAGGAGCTAGCGGAGCTAATTCTTGAATTACTTTTTTAACTTCTGGATTGATTAAAACAGTTTTAGCAAATTTTTCACCACCATGTACCACACGATGTCCAACTGCTTGAATTGCTTCAGGGTTTTGGATTACACCAATTTGATCATCCATTAATAAATTAGCAACTAATGTTAAGGCAGTTTCATGGTTTTCAATCGATTGTTCTACTATTTTTCGATTTTCTTTCCCGTCAATAAAATAATCATGTTTGATACGACTTCCTTCAATCCCGATTCGTTCTACTAAACCAATCGCTATGGCTTGTTTTGAATTCATATCAATTAATTGATATTTTACAGATGAACTACCTGCATTAATGACTAATATATTCATGTTGTTTTAATTTTAATAGATTATTGTTCTTTATCAGCTTGTATAGCAGTAATGACAACAGTGTTATAAATATCGTCTATTTTTGCTCCACGACTTAAATCATTTACTGGCTTATTTAAACCTTGTAAAACAGGTCCGATAGCCAATCCTCCTGATTCTCTTTGAACGGCTTTGTATGTATTGTTTCCTGTATTTAAATCAGGGAAAATTAATACATTAGCTTGCCCTGCTACAGGAGATCCTGGCATTTTTTTGTTTCCTACGCTTGGATCTACCGCTGCATCGTACTGAATCGGTCCTTCGATTAAAATATCAGGACGTTGTTCTTTCACAATTTGTGTTGCTTTGGCAACTTTCTCCACTTCTTCACCTGTTCCGGAAGTCCCAGAAGAATAAGAAAGCATAGCTACTTTTGGTGTAATACCAAATGCTTGAGCAGTATTAGCAGATGAAATAGCAATCTCAGCTAATTGTTCAGCCGTAGGGTTCGGAACAATGGCACAGTCACCATAAACCAAAACACGATCATCTAATAGCATAAAAAAGACTGAGGAAACGGTTTTGAATCCTGGCTTTGTTTTTACAAATTGTAAAGCAGGACGAATAGTGTGAGCAGTGGTGTGCATAGCACCTGAAACCATACCGTCAGCATCTTGTAATTGAACCATCATGGTACCAAAATAGGATAGATCTAACATTAAATCCTCTGCTTGAGCTAGTTCCATTCCTTTATGTTTTCGTGCTTCATATAAAGCTTTAGAATAGCGTTTATAATCAGGACTTTCAGCAGGGTTCACAATATTAATGCGTTCATTATCCCAATGTAACCCTAAATAGGTGATACGAGTTTT from Flavobacteriaceae bacterium UJ101 encodes:
- the ackA gene encoding acetate kinase (Catalyzes the formation of acetyl phosphate from acetate and ATP. Can also catalyze the reverse reaction; Belongs to the acetokinase family.; KEGG: seds:AAY24_01310 acetate kinase), producing MNILVINAGSSSVKYQLIDMNSKQAIAIGLVERIGIEGSRIKHDYFIDGKENRKIVEQSIENHETALTLVANLLMDDQIGVIQNPEAIQAVGHRVVHGGEKFAKTVLINPEVKKVIQELAPLAPLHNPANLTGIEVAEKVFPNAKQVAVFDTSYHQSMPEKAYRYAIPNPFYEKNGIRRYGFHGTSHQFVYNQAVDYLQNSNLKAITLHLGNGASMAAIDSNQVKDTSMGLGPLAGLIMGTRSGDLDPSIIFYMVEELGLTLAEVKNILNKESGMLGITESSDARDIEEKYYQKEAKAILGNEMYAYRIKKYIGSYIAALNGVDTLIFTGGIGENDALMRSLICKNLDSLGIQLDENLNKERNHASKIEEIHVKNTGIQILIIPTNEELQIANETASFI
- a CDS encoding beta-barrel assembly-enhancing protease (Functions as both a chaperone and a metalloprotease. Maintains the integrity of the outer membrane by promoting either the assembly or the elimination of outer membrane proteins, depending on their folding state; Belongs to the peptidase M48 family. BepA subfamily; Contains 4 TPR repeats.) is translated as MNYRRGSGGFKTRLIIGLVIAAFALFRYYSNSQYNEITGENQRISMSPQDEITLGQQSAPQMAQQYGGLHPDDNAQEIIDQIGHHIVKNSDARNSPYQFDFHVLYDENTVNAFALPGGQIFITAGLLKRLQNEDQIAGVLGHEIGHVVGRHSAEHIEKQNLTQGLVGAASVAGGDMGSAQMAQMVGNLINMKYGRSDELESDDLGVKFMIQSDYNPNALIGVMEILDQASGGQRVPEFQSTHPSPENRIHQIQEAIKKYQNLN